A genomic segment from Psychrobacillus sp. FSL K6-2836 encodes:
- a CDS encoding GyrI-like domain-containing protein, with the protein MSEVSQENRSVTELPELKLVGFRVLCPGNQYAVEIPKASLKLSERINEIRNVVNPSQQIGAFVVENETENEDGYWISVEVTKYENIPNGMVALSVPSQRYAVVRHKGSNNEIKDAYEELHKWIEKSNYQRITNTWHLEKFNTWNDTENVDVELFDTIM; encoded by the coding sequence ATGTCTGAAGTATCTCAAGAGAATAGGTCTGTAACAGAGCTTCCCGAATTAAAGTTAGTCGGTTTTCGAGTATTATGTCCAGGTAATCAGTATGCAGTTGAAATACCCAAAGCTTCTTTAAAGTTAAGTGAGCGGATAAATGAAATTAGAAATGTTGTTAATCCATCACAACAAATTGGAGCATTTGTTGTAGAAAATGAAACGGAAAATGAAGATGGTTATTGGATCAGTGTAGAAGTGACAAAATATGAAAATATTCCTAATGGTATGGTCGCCTTATCCGTGCCTTCACAAAGGTATGCTGTTGTGAGACATAAAGGATCAAATAATGAAATCAAGGATGCTTATGAGGAGTTACATAAGTGGATTGAGAAAAGCAATTACCAACGAATAACCAATACATGGCATTTAGAAAAGTTTAACACCTGGAATGATACTGAAAATGTGGATGTAGAGCTATTTGATACAATTATGTAA
- a CDS encoding FMN-binding negative transcriptional regulator: protein MYIPKYFKVTNIYEITEFIEENSFATIVTTKKGKPIASHLPLRLHKHGEDYYITGHMAYGNPQWRTFETCDDVLIIFQGPHGYISSSWYEHENVPTWNYQAVHVYGQASILGEVELKQDLSELLEKYEKQRENAVLWDKLSPQLLESELKGIAGFKITVQEVQAAYKLSQNRNEKDYHNIVEKLQEEENLNSHQLSESMKKIKNKEG from the coding sequence ATGTATATTCCAAAATATTTTAAAGTCACAAATATCTATGAAATTACAGAATTTATTGAGGAGAACTCATTTGCTACAATAGTTACAACTAAAAAAGGGAAACCCATTGCTTCTCACCTTCCATTAAGGCTTCATAAACATGGAGAGGATTATTATATAACTGGACATATGGCATATGGGAATCCTCAATGGAGAACATTTGAAACATGTGACGATGTACTAATCATATTTCAGGGACCACATGGTTATATTTCTTCTTCTTGGTACGAGCATGAAAATGTACCCACATGGAATTACCAAGCAGTACATGTATATGGCCAAGCAAGTATATTAGGTGAAGTAGAGTTGAAACAAGATCTTTCAGAGCTACTTGAGAAGTATGAAAAGCAACGTGAAAACGCAGTATTATGGGATAAGTTATCCCCTCAGCTATTAGAAAGTGAACTGAAAGGGATTGCTGGCTTTAAAATAACAGTGCAAGAAGTACAAGCGGCTTATAAATTAAGCCAGAATCGAAATGAAAAGGATTATCATAACATTGTTGAAAAATTACAAGAAGAAGAAAATCTAAATTCCCATCAATTGTCAGAATCGATGAAAAAGATAAAAAATAAAGAGGGTTGA
- a CDS encoding VOC family protein — protein sequence MIKGFGGIFWRTKNLDVIKRWYSEVLKIEIENWNGTVIKPQLGNETVFSFFTENDSYFPTEQQVMLNFQVHNLNETIKHLEQIGVHLEKKKEISEFGKFIWIKDPEGRLIELWEK from the coding sequence ATGATAAAAGGGTTTGGTGGAATATTTTGGAGAACTAAGAATCTGGATGTTATAAAAAGATGGTATAGTGAAGTGCTAAAGATTGAAATAGAAAATTGGAATGGAACAGTGATTAAGCCCCAATTAGGAAATGAGACCGTCTTTTCTTTCTTTACCGAGAATGACAGTTATTTTCCAACAGAACAACAAGTGATGTTAAATTTCCAAGTACATAATCTAAACGAGACTATTAAGCATCTAGAACAAATTGGTGTACATCTTGAAAAGAAAAAAGAGATTAGTGAATTTGGAAAGTTTATTTGGATTAAAGATCCTGAAGGTCGACTGATCGAGCTTTGGGAGAAATAA
- a CDS encoding PadR family transcriptional regulator: protein MKHKLLPLSETMHYILLALREPLHGYAVMQKIEKISNSTVILAAGTLYGAIENLNKHGWIEPVGESGRRKVYMITAEGSAILKMEQKRLLHILSLYEGSESNEET, encoded by the coding sequence ATGAAACATAAATTATTACCGTTGTCTGAAACCATGCATTACATTTTATTAGCCCTACGTGAACCACTCCATGGCTATGCCGTAATGCAGAAGATAGAAAAGATAAGTAACAGTACTGTTATTTTAGCAGCTGGTACATTATACGGTGCGATTGAAAACTTGAATAAGCATGGTTGGATTGAACCTGTTGGAGAGTCAGGTCGGAGAAAAGTTTATATGATAACTGCGGAGGGAAGTGCCATTTTGAAAATGGAACAAAAAAGGTTATTGCATATTTTATCCCTGTACGAAGGAAGTGAATCGAATGAAGAAACTTAA
- a CDS encoding ABC transporter permease, with the protein MINGKIMSIEVKGRLKLMSGENFYEQVQKKPLFFMIYSIIAILFFTGITFTFVIPGLQGFKWYFLFVALLIYFLVANIFAGLFKERLSLVFIISFIFSSLGMGWRLWLEWGEFSLVEHMNPVVLIGYPCIIAFVILLMFYFSSKFKIKNGNYR; encoded by the coding sequence ATGATTAATGGGAAAATTATGAGTATTGAAGTCAAAGGGAGGCTTAAATTAATGTCAGGTGAAAACTTTTATGAACAGGTACAAAAGAAACCATTATTCTTTATGATTTATAGTATTATAGCAATTTTATTTTTTACTGGTATCACATTTACTTTTGTAATCCCTGGGTTACAAGGCTTCAAATGGTACTTCTTATTTGTTGCACTTTTGATCTATTTTTTAGTTGCAAATATATTTGCAGGGTTATTTAAAGAACGACTATCATTGGTTTTTATAATCTCCTTTATATTTAGTTCTTTAGGAATGGGATGGCGTTTATGGCTTGAATGGGGGGAGTTTAGTTTAGTCGAACATATGAATCCAGTTGTACTAATTGGCTATCCTTGTATTATTGCATTTGTAATATTATTAATGTTTTATTTCTCTTCTAAATTCAAGATAAAAAATGGTAATTATCGGTGA
- a CDS encoding SMI1/KNR4 family protein, which yields MRLLFSVLRKILEKESFSHKTYNIDESEFWDFLNMAIKKEYISVLKGRIEDTYVLTEKGLEFLKSNLRFYREIPNDSKELPQWVRFEGGVYTPKNKKTKPEQNRYEPETIEYFHWSEILYSTLNSIKNKGGIGDLFIEQPASESDVLQIESIIGFELPESFKKVVLDYSRQCDFYWNTQENSTCELDDPNIFLSQGEPYTNRNILNGGLFDFGLWNLDKLITLNAIRIDHDYLDEKNNEFHFWSNSFIFSGDGMGNYFGIDRKYNIGEVIYLTNDKDFHGWRLGKSFESFMNNWIQIGCAGSFINDYIALSSRHIPYINNKTTNSFKIKKWLEIG from the coding sequence GTGAGGTTACTATTTAGTGTATTAAGAAAAATACTGGAGAAAGAGTCTTTTTCACACAAAACATACAATATTGATGAATCTGAGTTTTGGGATTTTTTGAATATGGCTATAAAGAAAGAGTATATTTCTGTTTTAAAGGGTCGTATTGAAGATACATACGTTCTTACTGAAAAAGGATTAGAATTCCTGAAGTCTAATCTGCGATTTTATAGGGAGATTCCAAATGATTCTAAAGAGTTACCTCAATGGGTCCGGTTCGAAGGGGGAGTTTATACACCAAAAAACAAAAAAACAAAGCCGGAACAGAATAGGTACGAACCAGAAACTATAGAATATTTTCATTGGAGTGAAATTCTATATTCAACACTTAACTCCATTAAAAACAAGGGCGGCATAGGGGATCTATTTATTGAACAACCTGCATCAGAAAGTGACGTACTGCAGATTGAAAGCATTATTGGGTTTGAACTTCCAGAATCATTTAAAAAGGTAGTGTTAGATTATTCGCGTCAATGTGATTTTTATTGGAATACACAAGAAAATTCAACATGTGAATTGGATGATCCTAACATATTTTTATCACAAGGCGAACCATATACGAACAGGAATATATTGAATGGGGGTCTATTTGATTTTGGGCTATGGAATCTCGATAAGCTAATAACTTTAAACGCCATAAGGATAGACCATGATTACCTTGATGAAAAGAATAATGAATTTCACTTCTGGTCAAATTCATTTATTTTTTCCGGAGATGGGATGGGGAATTACTTTGGAATAGACCGAAAATACAATATAGGGGAAGTTATTTATTTAACAAATGATAAAGATTTTCACGGTTGGAGGCTGGGAAAATCATTTGAATCCTTTATGAACAACTGGATTCAAATAGGTTGTGCTGGCAGTTTTATCAACGATTATATTGCACTATCATCACGACACATCCCTTATATTAACAATAAGACAACAAATTCTTTTAAAATAAAGAAATGGCTAGAAATTGGTTAG
- a CDS encoding DUF2812 domain-containing protein yields MKKLKMFFDIEKEEQWLNEQLQKGYRCTNISGLGIYTFKKTDKRYVIRLDYQDYLSKKKFKDYKGIYEDFGWIYITGPWLGGIRYWQKEDDNQNEIFSDRQSKNNYYKRLMGYSSGLCIVLLFFSYMLYKDSGLYLAEGLWSMKGALFWKAFLFETPFALLRLLPALMVVFFGSSFYKAYRKYSMLKET; encoded by the coding sequence ATGAAGAAACTTAAAATGTTTTTTGATATTGAAAAAGAAGAGCAATGGTTGAACGAGCAATTACAAAAGGGCTATCGTTGTACAAATATTAGTGGATTAGGAATATACACTTTCAAAAAAACCGACAAGAGATATGTGATACGACTGGATTATCAGGATTATTTATCAAAGAAAAAGTTCAAAGATTATAAAGGGATATATGAAGACTTCGGTTGGATTTATATAACTGGCCCCTGGCTTGGTGGAATTCGATATTGGCAAAAAGAAGATGATAATCAAAATGAAATCTTCTCGGATCGCCAATCAAAGAATAATTATTATAAAAGATTGATGGGTTATTCATCTGGTTTATGTATAGTGTTATTGTTTTTTTCTTATATGCTTTACAAGGATTCAGGTTTATATTTAGCTGAAGGTCTATGGAGTATGAAAGGTGCATTATTTTGGAAAGCATTTTTATTTGAAACTCCATTTGCCCTTTTGAGGTTGCTACCCGCCCTTATGGTTGTTTTCTTTGGTAGCAGTTTCTATAAAGCTTATCGAAAGTATTCAATGTTAAAAGAAACATAA
- a CDS encoding RNHCP domain-containing protein: MSRLTENTAFQCGNCGANVAPLTNGSFRNHCPFCLFSKHLDNHPGDRLSNCKGLMRPISLDYSGKKGFQIVHECIKCRKLQRNKVASDTIQEDNILGIMTAYSYN; this comes from the coding sequence TTGAGTAGATTAACAGAAAATACTGCTTTTCAATGTGGTAATTGTGGAGCAAATGTAGCTCCTTTGACAAATGGAAGTTTTCGAAATCATTGTCCATTTTGTCTATTTTCAAAGCACTTAGATAATCATCCCGGTGACCGTTTAAGCAATTGTAAAGGCTTAATGCGTCCGATTAGTTTGGACTATTCTGGAAAAAAAGGTTTTCAAATTGTTCATGAATGCATTAAATGTCGTAAATTACAACGAAATAAGGTTGCTAGTGATACGATTCAAGAAGATAATATTTTAGGTATAATGACTGCATATTCTTACAACTAG
- a CDS encoding class I SAM-dependent methyltransferase, whose product MKQNKYDDEKFFSAYKKMPRSIIGLESAGEWHELKKLIPDLRNKSVLDLGCGFGWHCRYAREQQASSVIGVDISENMIHKAREMTDDSSISYIKMPIEDINFSDSQFDFVLSSLAFHYIKSFETIGKKVYDCLKPGGSFVFSVEHPIFTSRNEQDWYYDDKGSRLHWAVDNYQSEGLRETTFLTENVIKYHRTFSTYINDLIDAGFIIKVIKEPTPSEKMLNSIPEMKDELRRPMFLIISAEK is encoded by the coding sequence ATGAAACAAAACAAGTATGATGATGAGAAATTTTTCTCTGCGTATAAAAAAATGCCACGTTCAATAATAGGACTTGAAAGTGCAGGAGAATGGCACGAATTAAAAAAATTAATACCAGATTTGCGAAATAAGAGTGTACTTGATTTGGGATGTGGATTCGGTTGGCATTGCAGGTACGCTCGTGAGCAACAAGCAAGTTCAGTCATTGGGGTAGATATATCGGAAAATATGATTCACAAAGCTCGTGAAATGACGGATGATTCTTCGATTTCATACATTAAAATGCCAATTGAAGACATCAATTTTTCAGACTCTCAATTTGATTTTGTCCTCAGTTCATTGGCTTTTCACTATATTAAGTCGTTTGAAACAATCGGTAAAAAGGTCTATGATTGTCTGAAGCCTGGAGGTTCATTTGTTTTTTCAGTTGAACATCCGATTTTCACATCTCGAAACGAACAAGATTGGTATTATGATGATAAAGGTAGTCGTCTGCATTGGGCAGTTGACAATTACCAATCAGAAGGATTGCGTGAAACAACATTCCTAACTGAAAATGTTATTAAATATCATCGTACATTTTCAACCTATATAAATGACTTAATTGATGCTGGTTTTATTATAAAGGTTATCAAGGAACCTACTCCTTCTGAAAAAATGTTAAATAGTATTCCTGAAATGAAAGATGAACTTCGAAGACCTATGTTCTTAATAATCTCAGCAGAAAAGTAA